AACACAGAAGAAGCAGCTTGATGAGAAAATTACCGAGCTGAACGAGGCCAAAACGGGTGCTGATGATGAGCGTGAAGAGCTAATGGCAGAGAACGCCGAGCTCAAAGAGGCGACGAAAGCACTTGAAGAGCAGGTCGCTAAAGTCGAAAGTCAGGTTCTGGCAGTTGCCAAGCGCTTCCCTCAGAACTTGCAGGATACGATTGATCCACTGATTCGCCGAATCCCTGAGCCAGGCACCAAGTCAAAAGCAGCTCTTGGTGAGCGTGTTCAGAATATCGTCGGGATTCTTCTCCAGACGGATAAATTTAACAATCAGATCACCGTCGTGGATAGAACGCAGGTGCTTCCCGATGGCCGCGAAGTTCAGGTCTCAACCATGTTCTTCGGTCTCGGTCAGGCATACTTTGTTGATACTACTGGCAGTTACGCCGGGGTTGGTGTCCCAACCGCCGATGGCTGGGTTTATGAACAGGACAACTCGATTGCCCCTATGGTTCAGAATCTGATCGATATCCACAGTGGTGAAGCAACGGAAGTTACCTTTATACCCGTTCCCGCTAAAATTCAGTAATCCTGACTTAATTTTACTTATTTAAATCCCAAATTTTTCTGAGATGAAAAAGCTATTCTTTTGGATTACATTTTGCGCCGCTGCGGTTGCTTCGGCTCAGACATTTGATCAGGCCTCACAGAAGGTTCAGCAGGATCTCGCTGATTCCCTCAAGCAGCTGTCTGCCACGCGCAACGAGATTGCCAAGGAGCAGATTACGCTCTCGCGTGATGTCAATAAGCTCGAAGGTGAGGTTATTGAGAAGACCCGCGAGCTTGAGCGCTTACAGCGCCAGGCAGACAATCGCATGGTTGGAGTCAATGCGCTGAAAGCCGAAGTTAAGTCCCGCCGAGACGAAGTGGAGTATATCTCCGGGCTTCTCAACGAGTTTGTTCGCACATTTGACACCAAGATCCACATTTCCGAAACCCAGCTCTATGCCGATGCTCTCAAGGAAGCCCGTCTTTCGATTGATGACATCAACATGACTCAGCCTGAGAAGTTTGATCGTCAGATGGATATCGTGGGTATTGCGGTGAATCGTGCCGATGAGGTGCTCGGTGGTAAGACCTACGAAGGTAAAGCTTTGACCAACGCAGGTGTGCTTGAGCCGGGTCAGTTCGCAGCTATCGGCCCTGTCGTGTTCTTTAAGAGTCAACAGAGCGATGCGGTTGGTTTGAGCTTTGGCCAGGGTAATGGGCTTGATGCTGTTGTCGTCGAGCTGGACCCAATCCACTCACCTGGAATTACAGGTCTAGTTACTACAGGTGCCGGTGTTTTTCCAGCTGACGCAAGCTCCGGTAAGGCTCTGAAATTTGCTCAGATGGAG
The Rubellicoccus peritrichatus DNA segment above includes these coding regions:
- a CDS encoding DUF3450 family protein — its product is MKPRFFFLVTLSLVSAFSANAEDKQVDKARSALQEWVETRQIISKEKADWAILKETLVDTQALLETQKKQLDEKITELNEAKTGADDEREELMAENAELKEATKALEEQVAKVESQVLAVAKRFPQNLQDTIDPLIRRIPEPGTKSKAALGERVQNIVGILLQTDKFNNQITVVDRTQVLPDGREVQVSTMFFGLGQAYFVDTTGSYAGVGVPTADGWVYEQDNSIAPMVQNLIDIHSGEATEVTFIPVPAKIQ
- a CDS encoding MotA/TolQ/ExbB proton channel family protein; translation: MKKLFFWITFCAAAVASAQTFDQASQKVQQDLADSLKQLSATRNEIAKEQITLSRDVNKLEGEVIEKTRELERLQRQADNRMVGVNALKAEVKSRRDEVEYISGLLNEFVRTFDTKIHISETQLYADALKEARLSIDDINMTQPEKFDRQMDIVGIAVNRADEVLGGKTYEGKALTNAGVLEPGQFAAIGPVVFFKSQQSDAVGLSFGQGNGLDAVVVELDPIHSPGITGLVTTGAGVFPADASSGKALKFAQMEESVGEHIAKGGIWGMVIIILGIVALILAAFKVLDIAAVKVPPVDTLEGMLYDIDAEKFDEAKAKADGLSGLTGKIYQDAVKNINQRRSVLEEIIFARLLEIRPKLERYLAFVALVAAAAPLLGLLGTVTGMIKTFNLITIFGTGDAKSLSSGISEALVTTELGLAVAIPALLLHGLLNRMAKRKIADLEQGAVSFLNGLEVQKES